In Paenibacillus sonchi, a single genomic region encodes these proteins:
- a CDS encoding tyrosine protein kinase: protein MPHHYYNHSRRGTRSLAEPYPSSPYPGISSYAQPPLYGEAAMLPAAGAEAAAETALAVPVAEAATAKPGGLLGSLGNLGNLGNLANMEQIKGIVDRLGGIDGIVSSMGKVQKVMQGFQQMAPMVKLVMGSFGKKKARAVSLPLKRMLRSTAPNGARRDASARSRAKRRLQRAAANPPPLNAAASRRRLTLLASRSPLIHAHLNQPLRRNQRTMPAPSTSISRSTPK from the coding sequence ATGCCTCATCATTACTATAATCATTCCCGCCGGGGTACGCGTTCGCTGGCTGAGCCGTATCCTTCATCGCCGTATCCCGGAATCAGTTCATATGCCCAGCCTCCCTTGTACGGGGAAGCCGCAATGCTGCCCGCCGCAGGAGCGGAAGCCGCTGCAGAAACGGCACTGGCCGTCCCCGTTGCCGAAGCCGCCACCGCCAAACCCGGCGGGTTACTCGGAAGCCTTGGCAATCTGGGCAACCTTGGCAATCTCGCAAATATGGAACAGATCAAGGGCATTGTTGACCGGCTGGGCGGCATAGACGGCATTGTCAGTTCTATGGGCAAGGTGCAGAAGGTCATGCAGGGATTTCAACAGATGGCCCCGATGGTGAAGCTGGTCATGGGCAGCTTTGGCAAGAAAAAGGCTCGGGCGGTGAGCTTGCCGCTGAAGAGGATGCTGCGCTCTACAGCCCCAAACGGCGCAAGAAGAGACGCCAGCGCCCGCAGCCGCGCAAAAAGACGGCTCCAAAGAGCCGCCGCAAATCCTCCTCCGTTAAACGCCGCCGCAAGTAGGCGGCGTTTAACGCTTTTAGCCAGCCGGAGCCCGTTGATCCATGCTCACTTGAACCAGCCGCTGCGCCGGAACCAGCGGACCATGCCCGCGCCGAGCACCAGCATCAGCAGAAGCACCCCAAAGTAG
- a CDS encoding amidohydrolase family protein: MKNHIRRSFLKTSGFTLLSVLLFGIVLVLMISSGERWFAYLILAACIGALVFVRRSTFWHGWRVPLCWVIALAVAWAGLFAGQPSPVIEPYTGQNLEQPSAPYQLLLNNVTIVDTRTGSLASNMSILCADGKIKAIAPTGTLQAGENTKVVDAAGKYAVPGYLNMHMHVIGDKHTDEMMESLLANGITGFRQMSGSYELLKEWHSGAFTNSADRPALLTMPGDVLTPINAPTPGIAVGLVRLQKQAGAGFIKVGGVTPDVFKAIQAETDRLNMPLVGHVLSDMDLKEVAQHGFRSVEHFGINNGSLISSSTDEDMLRAQAKRIPAGITENPVFVQLMKIKGLRDFVNAQVLKMAIKTSGGKEDEAELRHIINTYSDEKAKELADVYVQYNTWQCPTLVRMRSGLFSDGSEATAQALFDLYLKLVRTYDAKGVKMMTGTDGGSGDSWQIAGYSLHEEFDELERAGIPPLHVLQMTTLNGAEFLDRMNDMGTVDIGKNADMVLLDANPIESVQNLHKINAVIRAGAYHDNQKLSSIKQKLGTK; this comes from the coding sequence ATGAAGAATCATATAAGAAGAAGCTTTCTGAAGACGAGCGGATTTACACTGCTGTCCGTGCTTCTGTTTGGTATTGTGCTCGTGCTGATGATCAGCAGCGGAGAACGCTGGTTTGCGTATCTGATACTGGCAGCCTGCATCGGAGCGTTGGTGTTTGTGAGAAGGTCGACATTCTGGCACGGGTGGCGCGTCCCGCTTTGTTGGGTCATCGCACTGGCCGTGGCATGGGCCGGTTTGTTTGCAGGGCAGCCTTCGCCCGTTATCGAACCCTACACCGGACAAAATCTGGAACAGCCCAGCGCGCCCTATCAGCTCCTGTTGAATAACGTCACCATTGTGGATACGCGTACCGGCAGCTTAGCTTCCAACATGAGCATTCTGTGCGCCGACGGGAAAATCAAAGCTATTGCGCCAACGGGCACGCTCCAAGCTGGTGAAAATACCAAGGTCGTAGATGCTGCGGGAAAATACGCCGTTCCCGGATATCTGAATATGCATATGCACGTTATTGGGGACAAGCACACAGACGAGATGATGGAGAGTCTCTTGGCTAACGGTATCACAGGGTTCAGGCAGATGAGCGGCTCGTACGAGCTATTGAAAGAATGGCATTCCGGCGCTTTTACCAATTCGGCAGACCGGCCGGCGCTCCTCACCATGCCTGGCGATGTTCTGACACCGATCAACGCGCCGACGCCCGGGATTGCCGTCGGTTTAGTCCGGCTGCAAAAACAGGCAGGGGCCGGTTTTATCAAAGTGGGCGGCGTTACGCCCGATGTGTTCAAGGCCATTCAGGCGGAAACGGACAGATTGAATATGCCGCTTGTGGGGCATGTGCTGTCCGATATGGATTTAAAAGAGGTTGCCCAACACGGCTTCCGCAGTGTAGAGCATTTCGGAATCAACAACGGGAGCTTGATCTCAAGCTCCACGGATGAAGACATGCTGCGGGCGCAGGCAAAGAGGATACCGGCTGGAATCACAGAGAATCCGGTTTTTGTGCAGCTTATGAAGATCAAAGGCCTACGGGATTTTGTGAATGCTCAGGTTCTCAAGATGGCCATCAAAACCTCAGGCGGCAAAGAGGATGAGGCGGAGCTGAGGCATATCATCAATACGTATAGCGATGAAAAGGCAAAGGAACTTGCCGATGTTTATGTGCAATACAATACCTGGCAGTGTCCGACCCTGGTACGTATGCGGTCCGGCCTGTTTTCAGATGGAAGTGAAGCTACCGCCCAGGCGCTTTTCGATCTTTATCTGAAGCTCGTCAGGACTTATGATGCGAAGGGCGTCAAGATGATGACGGGTACAGATGGGGGCAGCGGAGACAGCTGGCAGATAGCGGGCTATTCCCTTCACGAGGAATTTGATGAGCTTGAGAGAGCCGGTATCCCGCCGCTTCATGTTCTTCAGATGACAACTCTGAATGGGGCTGAATTTCTGGATCGGATGAACGATATGGGCACCGTGGATATTGGCAAAAACGCCGATATGGTCCTTCTGGACGCCAACCCCATAGAAAGCGTACAAAATCTTCATAAAATTAACGCTGTGATACGGGCGGGTGCCTATCACGATAATCAAAAGCTTAGCTCCATTAAGCAAAAGCTGGGAACGAAATAG
- a CDS encoding TetR/AcrR family transcriptional regulator, translated as MYRIGNDKRKTQSAKLVCKGLEELMRTLDYNDITVTNIVNTSGVGRATFYRLFDDKSDVVLYQMESVFTELLRSVGPYSDSNAMVEALFEICFGQKEFFLSLIKANLYGEFQTRLANILSQKLSFVKERTGLDDRSWQYFIQVRTAMLLSALRVAITQFNEDNPPDVLETLNKLFGKQPALFN; from the coding sequence ATGTATCGTATTGGCAATGATAAACGGAAAACACAATCGGCAAAACTGGTTTGTAAAGGCCTGGAGGAATTGATGCGGACGCTTGATTATAATGACATCACCGTAACCAACATCGTCAACACCTCCGGTGTCGGCAGAGCGACCTTTTATCGGTTGTTTGACGACAAGTCGGATGTTGTCCTGTACCAGATGGAATCAGTCTTCACTGAATTACTAAGGAGTGTGGGACCTTATTCCGATTCCAACGCGATGGTTGAGGCTTTATTTGAGATCTGCTTTGGTCAAAAAGAGTTCTTTCTATCGCTCATAAAAGCAAATCTGTACGGAGAGTTTCAAACCCGGCTCGCCAATATCCTCAGCCAAAAACTGAGCTTCGTTAAAGAAAGGACTGGTTTGGATGACAGGAGCTGGCAGTACTTTATACAAGTCCGCACGGCAATGCTTTTGTCCGCTCTGCGCGTTGCGATTACCCAGTTTAACGAAGACAATCCGCCGGATGTACTGGAGACACTGAACAAGCTTTTCGGCAAACAGCCGGCGTTATTCAATTAA
- the rlmD gene encoding 23S rRNA (uracil(1939)-C(5))-methyltransferase RlmD yields MSKQRSGRSASRRGSSAPAAGLPVNKNDEVMLDIIGMTHEGEGVGRVEGFTLFVQGALPGEKVRAKVLKTKKQYGYAKLLELVQASGDRIAPPCPIYDQCGGCQLQHMDYTAQLAWKRQLVVDNLQRIGKLQVAGAAGRGADKLEGALANAAGGSDSPEDAGIKLAEAAGNGSNAANSAGGSDGIIVRPALGMDEPWRYRNKAQVPIGVTEGGLVGGFYARGSHRIVDMETCLIQHEDNDAVVAAVKGIGRDLGITAYDEETGRGLLRHVVVKKAFSTGEMMLVLITNGRDIPHLDAWIGSIREALPQVESICQNVNTQRTNVIFGSETRVLWGRDVIYDYIGDVQFAISPRSFYQVNPAQTEVLYGKTVEYAGLTGNETVIDAYCGIGTISLFLAQHAAKVYGVEIVPEAIEDARANAKLNNMNNVVFEVGASEDVIPNWKEQGVTPDVIVVDPPRKGCDPRLLNTILAMQPERVVYVSCNPSTLARDLRVLEDGGYKTAEVTPVDMFPHTVHVECCASLVRINVES; encoded by the coding sequence ATGAGTAAGCAACGCAGTGGACGCAGCGCAAGCCGCCGGGGCAGCTCGGCACCTGCCGCCGGACTGCCAGTGAACAAGAACGACGAGGTCATGCTCGATATTATCGGCATGACTCATGAAGGCGAAGGGGTAGGCCGAGTAGAAGGCTTTACCCTTTTTGTGCAGGGTGCGCTTCCCGGTGAGAAGGTCCGCGCCAAGGTCCTTAAGACCAAAAAGCAGTATGGCTACGCCAAGCTGCTTGAGCTTGTCCAGGCCAGCGGCGACCGGATCGCGCCGCCTTGCCCGATCTATGACCAATGCGGCGGCTGCCAGCTGCAGCATATGGACTACACCGCCCAGCTGGCGTGGAAACGCCAGCTGGTGGTGGACAACCTGCAGCGGATTGGGAAGCTGCAGGTGGCGGGGGCAGCGGGGAGAGGCGCGGACAAGCTGGAAGGTGCGTTGGCTAACGCTGCTGGCGGTTCAGATTCCCCGGAGGATGCGGGGATCAAGCTGGCTGAGGCAGCGGGCAACGGCAGCAATGCGGCAAATTCTGCCGGCGGCTCTGACGGCATCATCGTCCGCCCTGCCTTGGGCATGGACGAGCCTTGGCGCTACCGCAACAAGGCCCAGGTGCCCATCGGCGTCACCGAAGGCGGCCTTGTCGGCGGCTTCTATGCCCGCGGCAGCCACCGGATTGTCGACATGGAGACTTGTCTGATTCAGCATGAGGATAACGACGCGGTCGTTGCTGCTGTAAAAGGCATCGGCAGAGACCTGGGGATCACAGCTTACGATGAAGAAACCGGACGCGGCCTTCTTCGCCACGTCGTGGTGAAGAAGGCCTTCAGCACCGGCGAAATGATGCTGGTGCTGATCACAAACGGCCGCGATATTCCGCATCTGGATGCCTGGATCGGCAGCATCCGCGAGGCGCTGCCGCAGGTGGAGAGCATCTGCCAGAACGTCAACACCCAGCGGACCAACGTAATCTTCGGCAGCGAAACCCGCGTGCTGTGGGGCAGAGATGTCATTTATGACTACATCGGCGATGTGCAGTTCGCCATCTCGCCCCGTTCCTTCTACCAGGTCAACCCGGCCCAGACCGAGGTGCTGTACGGCAAAACCGTAGAGTACGCAGGCCTGACCGGTAATGAGACAGTGATCGACGCCTACTGCGGCATCGGGACCATTTCGCTGTTCCTGGCCCAGCATGCGGCTAAGGTGTACGGTGTAGAGATTGTGCCTGAAGCTATAGAAGATGCGCGGGCGAATGCGAAGCTTAACAATATGAACAACGTAGTGTTTGAAGTCGGCGCGTCCGAAGACGTGATTCCGAACTGGAAAGAGCAGGGCGTCACTCCGGATGTCATCGTCGTCGATCCGCCGCGCAAGGGCTGTGATCCTCGCCTGTTGAATACCATTCTGGCGATGCAGCCGGAGCGGGTGGTGTATGTATCGTGTAATCCGTCGACGTTGGCGAGAGATTTGAGGGTGCTGGAGGATGGCGGGTACAAGACCGCGGAGGTCACTCCGGTGGATATGTTTCCGCATACGGTGCATGTGGAGTGTTGTGCGTCGCTCGTGAGAATAAATGTGGAAAGCTAA
- the corA gene encoding magnesium/cobalt transporter CorA: MIRTLAVTHTGEVLTDLPLQDITIADYAWVWADFSTPTAEETLLLDTYFHFHPLAIEDCMHILQRPKLDYYEDVQFFVLHALNERTLEAEEIDLFLSKRFLVSYHHQEKQEMEEAWQMVKAEIHSRKGWSGGPMAAAYTVMDKLVDRYFPSLYSLEDELADLESQGGSESVEELMSQVFNVRGRLLKLRRTIVPMRDLMYRILNSQHVQSNGEERIYFGDIYDHLLKLTDMIEVDREMTADLRDSYISLNSNRMNSIMKTLTVITTIFMPLTLIAGIYGMNFRVMPELDWKYGYFGVLLLMLVLGAGMVRWFRRSGWFK; encoded by the coding sequence ATGATACGAACGCTTGCGGTAACCCATACAGGTGAGGTGCTGACGGATCTGCCGCTTCAGGACATCACCATTGCGGACTATGCCTGGGTTTGGGCGGATTTTTCCACACCTACAGCGGAGGAGACTTTGCTGCTGGATACATATTTTCATTTTCATCCCTTGGCCATTGAAGACTGCATGCATATTCTGCAGCGCCCGAAGCTGGATTATTATGAGGACGTGCAGTTTTTTGTGCTGCATGCGCTCAATGAGCGGACGCTGGAAGCCGAGGAGATAGACCTGTTCCTCAGCAAACGGTTTCTCGTATCCTATCATCATCAGGAGAAGCAGGAGATGGAAGAGGCCTGGCAGATGGTGAAGGCGGAAATCCATAGCCGTAAAGGCTGGTCAGGCGGTCCAATGGCTGCTGCTTACACGGTGATGGATAAGCTGGTGGACCGGTATTTTCCAAGCTTGTACAGTCTGGAGGACGAGCTTGCCGACCTGGAGAGCCAAGGGGGCAGCGAGTCGGTGGAAGAGCTGATGAGCCAGGTTTTTAATGTGCGCGGCCGTCTGCTTAAGCTCCGGCGGACGATTGTGCCGATGCGGGATCTGATGTACCGGATTCTGAACTCACAGCATGTGCAGAGTAATGGGGAGGAACGGATCTATTTCGGTGATATTTATGATCATCTGCTGAAGCTGACCGATATGATCGAAGTCGACCGGGAAATGACCGCCGATCTGCGCGACAGCTACATCTCGCTCAACTCCAACCGGATGAACTCGATTATGAAGACCCTTACGGTCATAACGACCATCTTTATGCCGCTGACCCTGATTGCCGGGATTTATGGCATGAATTTCCGGGTCATGCCGGAGCTGGATTGGAAATATGGCTACTTTGGGGTGCTTCTGCTGATGCTGGTGCTCGGCGCGGGCATGGTCCGCTGGTTCCGGCGCAGCGGCTGGTTCAAGTGA
- a CDS encoding YerC/YecD family TrpR-related protein: MQLKKLNDKSIDQLFEAILTLKDMEECYVFFDDLCTVNEIQSLSQRLEVARMLGKGSTYNQIEAETGASTATISRVKRCLNYGNDGYKLTLERLGR, from the coding sequence ATGCAGCTTAAGAAGCTAAACGATAAAAGTATAGACCAATTATTTGAAGCCATTTTAACATTAAAGGATATGGAAGAATGCTATGTTTTCTTTGATGATCTTTGCACAGTGAATGAGATTCAATCCCTCTCGCAGCGTCTCGAAGTAGCACGTATGCTGGGCAAAGGGTCTACATACAATCAGATCGAAGCGGAGACCGGAGCCAGCACGGCGACGATTTCGCGTGTGAAGCGCTGCCTGAATTACGGCAATGACGGTTACAAATTAACGCTGGAACGTTTGGGACGCTAA
- a CDS encoding sirohydrochlorin chelatase produces the protein MKPGILIISHGSRDKTWVSMVDEAVSHLTLGEELNVEASFLELVEGRLIQDGIDRLEGAGVTDILVIPLFVSSGSTHVDEIEYALGAKAAPEKETELERFAVKAKVHYGYPVDDDPDIAVMIWDKLRGLSKHPERETILLVGHGSRHEGFRQRWQQGISSLAERVRRISGAAAADYGLLNPDSVRGKVEHWREQGHEVLVAPLFLSEGYFTKVVIPERLRGLEYAYSGQTLLPHPLLPHWIERQVKVMLEQLGEHC, from the coding sequence ATGAAGCCGGGCATACTGATTATCAGTCACGGCTCACGCGACAAGACCTGGGTGTCCATGGTCGATGAGGCGGTAAGCCATTTAACGCTTGGGGAAGAGCTGAATGTTGAGGCTTCTTTTCTGGAGCTGGTAGAAGGCCGGCTGATTCAGGATGGCATAGACAGATTGGAAGGTGCAGGGGTCACAGATATTCTTGTGATCCCCTTGTTTGTGTCTTCCGGCAGTACGCATGTCGACGAAATAGAGTATGCGCTGGGAGCCAAAGCTGCGCCTGAAAAGGAAACCGAGCTTGAACGCTTTGCCGTCAAAGCAAAGGTGCATTACGGGTACCCGGTCGACGATGACCCGGATATTGCCGTTATGATCTGGGATAAGCTGCGCGGCCTGTCGAAGCATCCGGAGCGGGAGACGATTCTGCTCGTGGGCCACGGCAGCAGGCATGAGGGCTTCCGGCAGCGCTGGCAGCAGGGCATCTCTTCGCTGGCGGAGCGTGTGCGCCGGATCAGCGGAGCGGCAGCGGCGGATTACGGGCTGCTGAACCCGGACAGTGTACGGGGCAAGGTGGAGCATTGGCGGGAGCAGGGCCATGAGGTATTGGTGGCACCGCTCTTTTTAAGTGAAGGCTATTTCACCAAAGTTGTGATTCCCGAACGGCTTCGCGGCTTAGAATATGCCTATTCGGGCCAGACGCTGCTGCCGCATCCCTTGCTGCCGCATTGGATAGAGCGACAGGTGAAGGTTATGCTGGAGCAGCTTGGGGAACACTGCTAA
- a CDS encoding diacylglycerol kinase, with product MKTARLIYNPTSGREEMKKRLADILDRLDIGGIEATCHATTGEGDATAAAAEAVERGCYDLIIAAGGDGTLNEVINGMAEKPNLPPLGVLPLGTTNDFARAMGIPKNWEDSCDLILRQESRLIDLGKANDRYFINIAGGGRLTELTYEVPSRLKTMMGQLAYYLKGIEKMASLSPQELFIRANGQELIHDEFMLFLIANTNSVGGFEKLAPDARIDDGLFDVIGVKKCNLAEFIRLVSLAIRGEHLQDKKVVYFRTDAMEVTSPGYVQLNLDGELGGTLPGQFSILPQHLQIFAQNN from the coding sequence ATGAAAACTGCGAGATTGATTTATAACCCCACTTCTGGTCGGGAGGAAATGAAGAAGCGGCTCGCCGATATTTTGGACCGGCTGGATATTGGCGGTATTGAAGCCACATGCCATGCAACAACCGGAGAGGGCGATGCAACGGCAGCGGCAGCGGAAGCTGTGGAGCGCGGATGTTATGATCTGATCATTGCGGCCGGCGGCGACGGTACGCTGAATGAGGTCATTAATGGCATGGCTGAGAAGCCGAATCTTCCTCCGCTGGGTGTACTGCCGCTGGGGACTACCAATGATTTTGCCCGGGCGATGGGCATTCCAAAGAACTGGGAGGATTCCTGTGATCTGATTCTACGCCAGGAGTCGCGTCTGATTGACCTCGGCAAAGCCAATGACCGTTACTTCATTAATATAGCCGGCGGCGGAAGGCTGACCGAGCTGACATACGAGGTTCCCAGCAGGCTGAAGACCATGATGGGCCAGCTTGCTTACTATTTGAAGGGTATTGAAAAAATGGCCAGCCTGTCTCCGCAGGAGCTGTTCATCCGTGCGAACGGGCAGGAGCTGATCCATGACGAGTTCATGCTTTTTCTCATTGCCAATACCAATTCCGTAGGCGGCTTCGAAAAGCTTGCTCCAGATGCCCGCATTGATGATGGATTGTTCGACGTGATCGGAGTCAAAAAATGCAACCTGGCCGAGTTCATCCGGCTGGTCAGCCTGGCGATCCGTGGCGAGCACCTTCAAGATAAGAAAGTCGTATACTTTCGCACCGATGCGATGGAGGTCACCTCCCCCGGTTATGTCCAGCTGAACCTGGACGGCGAGCTTGGCGGGACACTGCCGGGCCAATTCAGCATTTTGCCGCAGCATCTGCAGATTTTTGCACAGAATAATTGA
- a CDS encoding SDR family NAD(P)-dependent oxidoreductase has product MSACFRFVLGYQLVNNGGVGGPMLLTEMSEEYFDKILNTNFKGSIFLTQQLVGFMEDAGALPYECQSTTTT; this is encoded by the coding sequence ATATCCGCGTGCTTTCGATTCGTTTTAGGTTACCAGTTAGTTAATAATGGTGGTGTCGGTGGGCCCATGTTGTTAACTGAGATGAGCGAAGAATACTTCGACAAGATTCTTAATACGAACTTCAAAGGATCGATTTTTTTAACACAACAACTTGTCGGATTCATGGAGGATGCTGGAGCTTTGCCTTATGAATGCCAGAGTACAACTACGACATGA
- a CDS encoding right-handed parallel beta-helix repeat-containing protein has protein sequence MNKRTGIRFLVVIMMIYVFSFNLGVETVKANSVYYVSTTGNDITGTGTRSNPWKTIQKAADTMTAGDTCIIRGGTYRETVTPPTSGTSANPINFKAYTGENVTVSGADPVTGWKNHSRSIYYAKMTGSLGTKDQIFVNKQMQFETRWPNSPTFDPLNSTYATVDSGSTTTIKDGDLTQAPGYWVGKTVWSVPGTGYKSYKSTITGSSSGSITFDQMAAAATGGNSYYITGNLEDLDSAGEWYYDSMTGRLYLWAPGGADPNTLTVEAKTRTYAFDLSSRSYINITGINIFASSIKMSNSNYCKVSNMIAEYVSHDSDVTRQYSTGIFMSGTNNELRDSTLTYSSGNLVSIEGTGNKVINNLIHEANYSAADIPAIYLLGANHLISHNTVYNAGRHLIFMPTQNSRIQYNNLYNAGKLTKDCGILYEFAWDGQGTVIHHNYIHDNLAKNYSGTGIYLDNGSKGYIVHHNVVWGNYTGIRLNTPSNFNLIYNNTTYSNGNVGYWGSDFQSDMYGDRIFNNIFTTAFTLPGTHIEGNNMTSETNPLYVNPAAYDFRLQSTSPAINAGVVISGITNDYVGAAPDLGAYEFGRTVWTAGHNFSSPPDPVFESVSLLYVNNVRQSDFEKGIISPWAGTYSDTAASVPEARSGSKSVRLGPGKDGIEQVLTGLSPNTSYMYTAWVKADTGEQIQIGVNGFKGTDASATSDSTSWTMVNIPFTTGAGATRATVYAYKNPGTAYVYVDDFGVVEQ, from the coding sequence ATGAATAAGAGAACAGGCATTAGGTTTTTAGTTGTAATTATGATGATTTATGTATTTAGTTTTAATCTGGGTGTGGAAACGGTAAAGGCAAATTCCGTATATTATGTGTCTACAACGGGGAATGACATCACTGGAACCGGTACACGATCAAATCCATGGAAGACCATACAAAAGGCAGCAGATACCATGACAGCCGGAGATACCTGCATCATACGAGGCGGTACATACCGGGAAACAGTAACACCTCCTACTTCCGGAACTTCTGCAAATCCCATAAACTTTAAGGCTTATACAGGAGAGAACGTAACGGTATCCGGTGCCGATCCGGTTACTGGCTGGAAAAATCATTCCCGGTCCATCTATTACGCGAAAATGACGGGTTCCCTTGGAACAAAAGATCAGATATTTGTTAATAAGCAAATGCAATTTGAAACCAGATGGCCCAATTCACCAACATTTGATCCCTTGAATTCAACATATGCAACAGTTGATTCCGGTTCCACTACAACCATCAAGGATGGGGACTTAACTCAGGCACCTGGATACTGGGTGGGCAAAACGGTTTGGAGTGTTCCGGGAACAGGCTACAAATCTTATAAAAGTACCATTACCGGCTCAAGTAGCGGCTCCATTACCTTTGATCAAATGGCTGCTGCAGCGACAGGCGGTAACAGCTATTATATTACTGGTAATCTTGAAGATCTTGACAGTGCGGGAGAATGGTATTATGACAGCATGACTGGCAGACTTTATTTATGGGCCCCTGGTGGAGCTGATCCGAATACTTTGACAGTAGAAGCAAAGACGCGGACTTATGCTTTTGATTTAAGTTCCCGCTCTTACATAAATATTACCGGAATTAATATCTTCGCCTCCAGCATTAAAATGTCTAATTCTAATTACTGTAAAGTTTCTAATATGATTGCGGAATATGTCAGTCATGATTCGGATGTTACCAGACAATACAGTACAGGGATATTTATGTCCGGTACCAATAATGAGCTTAGAGACAGTACTTTGACCTACAGTTCCGGTAATCTGGTGAGTATAGAGGGAACAGGAAATAAGGTAATTAATAATCTTATTCATGAAGCAAACTATTCGGCAGCGGATATTCCGGCAATCTATCTATTAGGGGCAAACCATCTAATCAGTCATAATACGGTATATAACGCTGGGCGTCATCTGATATTTATGCCTACCCAAAACAGCCGGATCCAATATAATAATCTGTACAATGCAGGAAAGCTGACAAAAGACTGCGGAATACTCTATGAATTTGCCTGGGATGGGCAAGGGACGGTAATTCATCATAATTACATCCATGATAATCTGGCAAAAAATTATTCCGGCACTGGGATCTATCTGGATAACGGCAGCAAGGGTTATATTGTGCATCATAATGTTGTATGGGGAAACTATACAGGGATAAGATTGAATACACCCAGTAATTTTAATCTAATTTATAACAATACCACCTACAGTAACGGGAATGTAGGATATTGGGGAAGTGATTTTCAGTCAGATATGTACGGCGACAGAATTTTCAACAATATCTTTACTACAGCCTTTACACTGCCTGGTACTCATATAGAAGGAAATAATATGACCTCAGAAACCAATCCGTTATATGTAAATCCCGCAGCATATGATTTCAGGTTGCAGTCTACTTCTCCAGCGATTAATGCAGGGGTTGTAATATCTGGAATCACGAATGATTATGTGGGTGCGGCACCGGATCTTGGAGCATATGAGTTTGGTAGAACTGTCTGGACTGCCGGGCATAATTTTTCTTCACCTCCGGACCCGGTTTTTGAGAGTGTCAGCTTACTTTATGTTAATAACGTAAGGCAATCTGATTTCGAGAAAGGGATAATCTCACCATGGGCAGGAACATATTCAGATACTGCTGCAAGTGTACCGGAAGCAAGAAGCGGTTCTAAGAGTGTCAGATTGGGACCCGGAAAAGATGGTATCGAGCAGGTACTTACTGGGCTAAGTCCTAATACCAGCTATATGTATACCGCCTGGGTTAAGGCAGACACAGGAGAGCAGATTCAGATTGGCGTTAATGGCTTTAAAGGAACGGATGCATCTGCAACATCTGACAGTACATCCTGGACAATGGTAAACATCCCTTTTACAACCGGAGCAGGCGCTACCAGGGCAACAGTGTATGCTTACAAGAATCCCGGTACAGCATATGTTTATGTGGATGATTTTGGGGTAGTTGAGCAATAA
- a CDS encoding phenolic acid decarboxylase, whose translation MQPKEALKDFVGSHMIYTYEIGWEYEIYIKNDHTIDYRIHSGMVAGRWVRDQEVDIVKLTEGVYKVSWTEPTGTDVALNFMPNEKRMHGVIFFPKWVHEHPEITVCYQNDHLELMKEAREKYETYPKYVVPEFADITFLENAGIDNQELISKAPYKGMTDDIRAGKLK comes from the coding sequence ATGCAACCAAAAGAAGCTTTAAAAGACTTTGTAGGAAGCCATATGATTTATACTTATGAAATTGGCTGGGAATACGAAATCTACATCAAGAATGACCATACCATTGATTATCGTATCCATAGCGGCATGGTGGCGGGCCGCTGGGTGCGCGACCAGGAAGTTGATATTGTAAAACTAACAGAAGGCGTTTATAAAGTATCATGGACCGAGCCAACAGGAACGGACGTTGCCTTGAACTTTATGCCAAATGAAAAACGAATGCACGGTGTTATTTTTTTCCCAAAGTGGGTTCATGAACATCCGGAAATTACGGTTTGTTATCAAAATGATCATCTTGAATTAATGAAAGAAGCGCGCGAAAAATATGAAACTTATCCAAAATATGTTGTTCCTGAATTTGCTGATATCACATTTTTGGAAAACGCCGGTATTGACAATCAAGAACTAATTTCCAAAGCGCCTTATAAAGGGATGACAGACGACATCCGTGCAGGAAAATTGAAATAA